One window of Vibrio sinaloensis genomic DNA carries:
- a CDS encoding metalloregulator ArsR/SmtB family transcription factor, whose protein sequence is MLPHQFFKLLADETRVRCLMLIMREQCLSVGELTEALDQSQPKISRHLAQLRASGVLVDVRQGQWVFYRLAPDLPGWMKKLIDDLVASNCLKTEYHQDIERLHAMQVRPVCCQ, encoded by the coding sequence ATGTTGCCTCATCAATTTTTCAAACTGCTTGCCGATGAAACACGAGTGCGCTGCCTAATGCTGATCATGCGTGAACAGTGTCTTAGTGTCGGTGAGCTGACCGAAGCCCTAGATCAAAGCCAACCCAAAATTTCTCGTCACCTTGCTCAATTACGCGCGAGTGGCGTTTTGGTGGATGTTCGACAAGGGCAGTGGGTATTCTACCGACTGGCCCCAGACTTACCTGGCTGGATGAAAAAACTCATCGACGATCTAGTGGCGTCTAACTGTTTAAAAACGGAATACCACCAAGATATTGAACGTCTTCATGCCATGCAGGTTCGTCCTGTGTGCTGCCAATAA
- a CDS encoding tRNA-uridine aminocarboxypropyltransferase yields the protein MSTLATSLPPACPGCQLRFHCVCHLVPSIEAELHIALLMHPNEPSRETNTGRWLEKSLASCSRHVWQRTHACPKLIELIQSDRYKAYLLYPTEDSQPIVTMTDYAEQKQPLLIVLDGTWQEASKMLRKSDWLQALPKLSLQPTTHSRYQLRRNQQPGHLCTLEVGAQVLSELGYQRQSEQLEHFFHHYLKVFQADKSGHALKPDQDLK from the coding sequence ATGAGCACATTGGCGACGTCACTGCCACCTGCCTGCCCGGGGTGCCAATTGCGTTTTCACTGTGTGTGTCACTTAGTCCCTAGCATAGAGGCTGAGCTGCATATTGCGCTACTGATGCACCCCAATGAGCCCTCGCGAGAGACCAACACCGGACGCTGGCTAGAGAAAAGCCTCGCCTCCTGTAGCCGTCATGTTTGGCAGCGAACTCACGCCTGTCCTAAACTTATCGAGCTCATCCAAAGCGATCGCTATAAGGCCTATCTGCTCTATCCTACAGAGGACAGTCAACCGATCGTCACCATGACTGACTACGCTGAGCAAAAGCAGCCATTGTTGATTGTTCTCGATGGGACATGGCAAGAGGCGAGCAAGATGCTGCGCAAAAGTGACTGGTTGCAAGCCTTGCCCAAGCTCAGCCTTCAACCGACGACACACTCTCGCTATCAGTTGCGCCGCAATCAACAGCCGGGGCATCTATGCACCTTAGAAGTGGGGGCGCAGGTGTTGAGTGAGCTGGGGTATCAGCGTCAATCCGAGCAGTTAGAGCACTTTTTTCACCACTACCTTAAAGTGTTTCAAGCAGATAAAAGTGGCCATGCACTAAAGCCAGACCAGGATTTAAAATAG
- the rhtB gene encoding homoserine/homoserine lactone efflux protein, with amino-acid sequence MDMHVWLAYVVTAIVFSLAPGSGTVNSISNGLSYGTRRSLAAIAGLQIGLAIHIVLVGAGIGALVAQSALAFSVIKWVGAVYLVWLGIQKWRDRSSMHTAESSQALSAGTLMRKAVLINLTNPKSIVFLVALFPQFIDPSQDQMTQLLVLGVTTVVIDSCVMLGYTSLASQMGRFIRSERMMSKINKVFGSMFMGCGALLAAAKA; translated from the coding sequence ATGGATATGCATGTTTGGCTTGCTTATGTAGTAACCGCAATCGTCTTTAGTCTGGCACCAGGCTCAGGAACGGTGAACTCAATCAGCAATGGTCTAAGTTATGGAACGCGCCGTTCGCTAGCGGCGATCGCTGGACTGCAAATCGGTTTGGCCATTCATATTGTGCTTGTCGGTGCGGGCATTGGAGCGCTGGTGGCACAATCTGCTCTCGCGTTCAGTGTGATTAAATGGGTGGGGGCGGTCTATCTGGTTTGGCTCGGCATTCAAAAATGGCGCGACCGCTCCAGCATGCATACCGCAGAGAGCAGCCAAGCGCTGTCGGCAGGTACATTGATGCGCAAAGCGGTATTGATCAACCTGACCAATCCGAAATCGATTGTATTTTTGGTGGCTCTGTTTCCACAGTTTATCGACCCTAGCCAAGACCAAATGACTCAATTGCTGGTACTCGGTGTCACCACTGTGGTGATTGATTCCTGCGTGATGCTCGGTTACACCAGTTTGGCCTCGCAAATGGGGCGCTTTATTCGTTCTGAGCGAATGATGTCAAAAATCAACAAGGTCTTTGGCTCGATGTTCATGGGCTGTGGCGCGTTACTCGCGGCCGCCAAAGCCTAA
- a CDS encoding Cof-type HAD-IIB family hydrolase: MTDTRKDTPFHIVASDLDGTLLAPNHQLSEFSKQTLQALHEKGFTFVFATGRHHVDVASIRQIAGIPAYMITSNGARVHDQNDQLMYSNNVPEELVQSVIDVIRNDQQIFIHMYQNEDWLLDRDDETLAKFHSESGFSYKRFDAAAAPTDGIAKIFFTHPEHDHDHLVTFEQKLREQFGQQLNIAFSTPWCLEVMAAEVSKGHALDAVAKSLNLTLDNCIAFGDGMNDAEMLDMAGKGLVMATAHHKVKQALPHIEVIGSNADDAVAHYLHRHLF, from the coding sequence ATGACAGACACACGCAAAGATACTCCTTTTCATATCGTGGCTTCGGATCTCGATGGCACGTTGCTCGCACCTAACCACCAGTTAAGCGAGTTTTCCAAGCAAACTCTGCAAGCACTGCATGAAAAAGGCTTCACTTTTGTCTTTGCCACTGGACGCCATCACGTTGATGTCGCTAGCATTCGCCAAATCGCAGGCATCCCAGCGTATATGATCACCTCAAATGGCGCACGGGTACACGACCAGAACGATCAACTGATGTACAGCAACAATGTACCCGAAGAGCTAGTTCAATCCGTGATCGATGTGATCAGAAACGATCAGCAAATTTTTATCCACATGTATCAGAACGAAGATTGGTTGCTGGATAGAGATGATGAGACGCTGGCGAAATTCCATAGTGAGTCTGGCTTTAGCTACAAACGTTTCGACGCCGCTGCGGCGCCAACCGATGGCATCGCCAAGATATTTTTTACTCACCCAGAGCACGATCACGACCATTTAGTCACCTTTGAACAAAAGCTGCGTGAGCAATTTGGTCAACAACTGAATATCGCGTTTTCTACCCCTTGGTGTTTAGAAGTGATGGCCGCAGAAGTGTCAAAAGGCCACGCACTTGATGCCGTTGCCAAGTCGCTGAACTTAACCTTGGACAATTGTATCGCCTTTGGTGATGGAATGAATGATGCCGAGATGCTTGATATGGCGGGCAAAGGGCTGGTGATGGCCACCGCGCACCACAAAGTAAAACAGGCACTGCCGCACATTGAAGTGATTGGCAGTAACGCTGATGACGCGGTCGCCCACTACTTACATCGCCACCTGTTCTAA
- a CDS encoding COG3650 family protein: MKALRNPATLITLLTLTACSQTTSTSRPDSTTALASLDNPNSTQAQPFVMRGEIVLGHEVRSITPCGSKKQYWLELSNDRFQQGLKLVRSPYQPLYGEVIGHLETGKADGFVADYSARFVVDSFNLITAENPQRCNQATQPTRAFGNEPFWSLRLDGNQWVFAKMGEQPQPLKLVSSKIDSEKRSYQFAQGELALNQRSCVDGMSDSLYGWSAILKLDNQTYQGCATLSNQDATQSWAGFYQATSTQSKDFSVFLDLNRDHSATTTYRYDNGQSDSVERGYWQQLNKQQVQVVMTHHQQQPLLSERIYTRQDATLTADKEKVGNVVYDIADGGLILFNSEQRQPATTGSVSVQDANAVPSSAEYNPMVANALATYFKQTNTPASGTRYRWLVYDLNGDGNNELLVQLDWCGSGGCTLLIFDNQAQTWRFNSRITQVRTPLNLGRNNHNGWQDLVFFVSGGGAIPNQHLLKFDGEQYPLNPSVAPVASYDDISAVQLFADGLTPQQEGATL, translated from the coding sequence ATGAAGGCGCTCCGAAACCCAGCCACACTCATCACCCTGCTGACATTGACAGCGTGTTCACAAACAACGTCCACCAGCCGCCCTGATTCCACCACGGCGCTGGCCAGTTTGGACAATCCAAACTCCACTCAGGCGCAACCCTTTGTGATGCGCGGTGAGATTGTGCTGGGTCATGAAGTCCGTTCGATCACCCCCTGTGGCAGTAAAAAACAGTACTGGCTGGAGCTGTCGAACGATCGCTTTCAACAAGGCTTGAAACTGGTACGAAGCCCCTACCAGCCCCTGTATGGTGAGGTCATCGGCCACTTAGAAACGGGCAAAGCCGATGGCTTTGTCGCCGACTATAGCGCCCGCTTTGTAGTCGATTCGTTTAACCTTATCACCGCGGAAAATCCGCAGCGTTGCAATCAAGCGACTCAGCCAACACGCGCGTTCGGCAATGAACCATTTTGGTCGCTGCGTCTCGATGGCAATCAATGGGTATTCGCGAAAATGGGCGAACAGCCACAGCCACTTAAGCTAGTGTCGAGCAAGATTGACTCGGAAAAGCGCAGTTACCAATTTGCTCAAGGTGAGTTGGCGCTGAATCAGCGCAGCTGTGTCGACGGCATGAGCGACTCCTTGTATGGCTGGAGTGCCATACTGAAACTCGACAACCAGACCTATCAGGGCTGCGCCACCCTGTCGAATCAAGATGCGACCCAGAGCTGGGCCGGTTTTTATCAAGCAACATCCACCCAAAGCAAAGATTTCAGCGTATTCCTCGACCTGAATCGCGACCACAGTGCGACAACCACCTATCGCTACGATAACGGTCAGTCTGACTCGGTCGAGCGCGGTTACTGGCAACAGCTCAACAAGCAGCAAGTCCAGGTAGTGATGACTCACCACCAACAGCAACCTCTGTTATCAGAACGCATCTATACTCGCCAAGATGCCACGCTCACCGCGGACAAAGAAAAAGTAGGCAATGTGGTTTACGATATTGCCGATGGTGGCCTCATCCTGTTTAACTCCGAGCAACGCCAACCCGCAACCACCGGCTCAGTCTCAGTGCAAGATGCCAATGCGGTTCCATCATCAGCCGAGTACAACCCTATGGTGGCCAACGCGCTCGCCACCTACTTCAAACAAACCAACACACCCGCATCCGGTACTCGCTATCGCTGGTTGGTGTACGACCTCAACGGCGACGGTAACAATGAGCTGCTCGTCCAGCTCGATTGGTGCGGCAGCGGCGGCTGTACCTTGCTGATTTTCGACAATCAAGCACAAACCTGGCGCTTCAATAGCCGTATCACCCAAGTACGAACCCCACTCAACCTTGGCCGCAACAACCATAACGGCTGGCAAGACTTGGTGTTTTTTGTCAGCGGTGGCGGCGCGATACCGAATCAACATCTGCTCAAGTTTGACGGCGAGCAGTATCCCCTCAACCCAAGTGTCGCTCCGGTTGCCAGTTACGATGACATCAGTGCCGTACAGCTCTTTGCCGACGGATTAACGCCGCAGCAAGAAGGCGCCACACTATGA
- a CDS encoding alpha/beta fold hydrolase, protein MNDSSYNITPSYTQESNFEQAIQTDIAAFWSSREEGYLKTFDKKSLYWIRLTSAEHTKAIVVVNGRIECCAKYQELFYDLFQQGYDIYSYDHRGQGLSDRMIEDRQMGYVDEFDDYVHDLDVMVRHFQLDHYQKRYLLGHSMGGNIATRYMQTHRSPFDAAALSAPMFGVNVPWHLRPFALMVGQLLTAWHATPTFAPGQVAYFPKPFVGNLLSQSEVRYQWFRDLYEQHPELRIGGASTRWVWQGLMACKQCYLMTRQLKTPLLVMQAGDDQIVSNAAQTRLMKKLSKTQPESQLQVIVGAKHELLFEQDQYRNQALDATLAFFDQY, encoded by the coding sequence ATGAATGACTCCAGTTACAACATTACTCCTTCTTATACTCAAGAGTCCAACTTTGAGCAAGCTATCCAAACCGATATTGCTGCATTCTGGTCGTCTCGAGAGGAGGGTTACCTCAAAACTTTTGACAAGAAATCGCTGTACTGGATCCGTTTAACCTCTGCCGAGCACACCAAAGCGATTGTCGTGGTCAATGGCCGGATTGAGTGCTGCGCTAAGTACCAAGAGCTGTTTTACGACCTTTTCCAACAAGGCTACGATATCTACTCCTATGATCATCGCGGTCAAGGTTTATCGGATCGCATGATCGAAGATCGACAAATGGGCTACGTCGATGAGTTTGACGACTATGTGCACGATCTGGACGTTATGGTGCGTCACTTTCAGCTCGATCATTACCAAAAACGCTACCTGCTTGGCCACTCCATGGGCGGAAATATCGCCACCCGCTACATGCAAACCCACCGTAGCCCGTTTGATGCCGCCGCGCTAAGCGCCCCCATGTTTGGTGTCAATGTGCCTTGGCATTTGCGTCCTTTTGCCTTGATGGTCGGCCAACTGCTCACCGCATGGCACGCCACCCCCACTTTTGCGCCTGGACAAGTCGCTTATTTTCCCAAACCCTTTGTCGGCAATTTATTGAGTCAAAGTGAAGTGCGCTATCAGTGGTTTCGCGATCTGTATGAGCAACACCCGGAGCTGAGAATCGGCGGCGCCAGCACCCGTTGGGTGTGGCAAGGACTAATGGCGTGCAAGCAATGCTATTTGATGACGCGCCAACTCAAAACTCCGCTGTTAGTCATGCAAGCGGGCGACGACCAGATTGTCTCCAACGCCGCGCAAACACGCCTAATGAAGAAACTCAGCAAAACCCAGCCTGAGAGTCAACTGCAGGTGATCGTTGGCGCCAAGCACGAGCTGTTGTTTGAACAAGACCAATACCGAAACCAAGCGTTAGACGCCACACTGGCTTTCTTCGACCAGTACTAA
- a CDS encoding EAL and HDOD domain-containing protein gives MYRRTQDTFVARQPILNAKRQTLGYELLFRDGESNAYPQHIDANRATYRIIVENFLSLGTNPAMSTSRCFINFPQQSLLRLLPLSLPKNKIVVEVLETCIPNDELYEALKQIHSQGYIIALDDFVYKPEWERFLPLVHIVKIDIMATGLEASCALVKERLAMGVKRKFLAERVETEEEFLATRSAGFTFFQGYFFSKPEVVRQRYVSPEHLIAMELFQEVCKPEVNFLKVEQIVARDVALSYQLLRFVNSMSDRIAVPISSFRQALVYLGQDKIKIFVSLAVASYISVNKPRELYTLCLQRAQFFMLMSRDNPFSQYRDQAFLIGLFSMLDAMLDMSLTDLVAQLPLCSTIKQALLERQGPYGQLINLEECYESADWEGMESACQQLNLSMGEVMPRLSEAQRWSSELNQVC, from the coding sequence ATGTACAGACGAACGCAAGATACCTTTGTTGCTCGACAGCCAATTTTAAACGCCAAGCGGCAAACGCTGGGCTATGAGTTGTTGTTTCGTGATGGTGAAAGTAACGCCTATCCGCAGCATATTGATGCTAACCGAGCAACGTATCGAATAATTGTTGAGAACTTTTTGTCGCTGGGCACCAATCCGGCGATGTCGACCTCTCGTTGCTTTATTAATTTCCCGCAGCAATCTCTGCTGCGCCTGTTGCCCTTATCACTGCCCAAAAACAAAATCGTGGTAGAGGTGTTAGAAACCTGTATTCCCAATGATGAGCTGTATGAGGCGTTGAAACAGATCCACAGTCAGGGTTATATCATTGCCCTTGACGATTTTGTTTATAAGCCTGAATGGGAACGGTTCCTGCCCCTAGTGCATATCGTCAAGATCGACATAATGGCCACCGGGCTTGAGGCCTCTTGCGCTCTAGTTAAAGAGCGCTTAGCGATGGGGGTGAAACGTAAGTTTCTTGCCGAGCGTGTCGAAACGGAAGAGGAGTTTCTCGCCACTCGCTCCGCTGGTTTCACTTTTTTCCAAGGCTATTTTTTTAGTAAGCCTGAAGTGGTACGGCAGCGATATGTGAGTCCTGAGCATCTGATCGCGATGGAGCTCTTTCAAGAGGTGTGTAAGCCGGAGGTGAATTTCCTCAAAGTGGAGCAAATTGTGGCGCGCGATGTGGCGCTGTCATACCAGTTGCTGCGTTTCGTCAACTCGATGTCGGACCGAATCGCGGTGCCGATCTCTTCATTTCGCCAAGCCTTGGTCTATCTTGGCCAAGATAAAATCAAAATTTTTGTCTCACTAGCGGTTGCTTCATACATCTCAGTTAATAAGCCGAGAGAGTTGTATACCCTGTGTTTGCAGCGCGCTCAGTTCTTTATGTTGATGTCGCGCGATAACCCGTTCAGTCAGTATCGTGATCAGGCGTTTTTGATCGGTCTGTTCTCTATGCTGGATGCGATGTTAGATATGTCGCTGACGGATTTAGTGGCTCAGTTGCCGCTATGCTCGACCATCAAGCAGGCCCTTTTAGAGCGCCAAGGCCCATACGGCCAGCTGATCAACCTTGAAGAGTGTTACGAAAGTGCTGACTGGGAGGGAATGGAGAGTGCCTGCCAACAACTGAACCTTTCTATGGGGGAAGTGATGCCCCGTCTTTCTGAAGCTCAGCGCTGGAGCAGTGAGCTGAATCAGGTTTGCTAG
- a CDS encoding EVE domain-containing protein, with protein sequence MAYWLFKTEPDTFSIDTLRTQNRSCWEGVRNYQARNMLRDQVKEGDLVLIYHSSCKKVGVAGVAKVTKAAYPDHFAFDPSSDYYDPKSTADNPRWFMVDIEYVRHTERLIPLSVMKTMPELENMPLVKRGNRLSVMPVTEQEWQAILDKEKLP encoded by the coding sequence ATGGCATATTGGCTATTCAAAACAGAACCGGACACCTTTTCTATTGACACGCTTCGTACACAAAATCGCTCATGTTGGGAAGGCGTGCGCAATTACCAAGCGCGGAACATGTTACGTGATCAGGTCAAAGAGGGCGACTTAGTGCTGATTTATCACTCATCGTGTAAGAAGGTTGGCGTGGCTGGAGTGGCAAAAGTAACCAAAGCGGCGTACCCCGACCATTTTGCCTTTGACCCCAGCAGCGACTACTACGATCCCAAATCCACAGCGGACAATCCACGTTGGTTTATGGTCGATATTGAATACGTGCGACACACTGAGCGGTTGATCCCACTGTCGGTCATGAAAACGATGCCAGAGCTGGAGAACATGCCACTGGTAAAACGGGGCAACCGTTTATCGGTGATGCCTGTCACTGAACAAGAGTGGCAGGCAATCCTCGATAAAGAGAAGTTGCCATAA